Proteins encoded together in one Ictidomys tridecemlineatus isolate mIctTri1 chromosome 3, mIctTri1.hap1, whole genome shotgun sequence window:
- the Alox15b gene encoding polyunsaturated fatty acid lipoxygenase ALOX15B isoform X1, translating to MAKFRIRVSTGKACGAGTWDKVSVSIVGMRGESSLLPLDHLGKEFTAGAEEDFEVTLPHDVGPVLLLRVHKAPLALPRPLGPLAPNDAWFCRWFQLEPPGGVPLRFPCYQWLEGAGDLLLREGAAKVSWADHHPILRRQRQEELQSRQRMYCWKTYSPGWPHCLDQPTAKDLDLNIKYSVVKNTKFYMKGSSAFAELKIKGLLDRTGLWRSLREMRRMFNFRKSPAAEYVFEHWQDDTFFASQFLNGLNPVLIQRCRSLPKNFPVTDDMVAPILGPGTSLQAELEKGSLFLVDHGILSGVRTNVINGKPQFSAAPMTLLYQSPGNGPLLPLAIQLSQTPGPNSPIFLPTDDKWDWLLAKTWVRNAEFSVHEALTHLLHAHLLPEVFTLATLRQLPSCHPLFKLLIPHTRYTLHINTLARELLIAPGQVVDRSTGLGIGGFSELIQRNMEQLSYSVLCLPEDIRARGVEDIPNYYYRDDGMQIWGAVERFVSEIVGIYYPNDASVRDDQELQAWVREIFSRGFLDRESSGVPSSLDTQEALVQYVTMVIFTCSAQHSAVSAGQFDSSIWMPNLPPTMQLPPPTSKGQAQPEGFIATLPPVNATCDIIIALWLLSREPGDQRPLGTYPDEHFTEEAPQRSIAAFQNHLTQISRDIKERNQKLALPYPYLDPPLIENSVSI from the exons ATGGCCAAGTTTAGGATAAGAGTATCCACTGGGAAAGCCTGCGGGGCTGGCACGTGGGATAAAGTATCTGTCAGCATCGTGGGGATGCGGGGAGAGAGCTCCCTGCTGCCCCTGGACCACCTAGGCAAGGAGTTCACTGCGGGCGCT GAGGAGGACTTCGAGGTGACGCTCCCCCACGACGTGGGCCCAGTGCTGCTGCTGCGGGTGCACAAGGCACCCCTTGCGCTGCCTCGCCCACTTGGACCCTTGGCCCCCAACGACGCCTGGTTCTGCCGCTGGTTCCAGCTGGAGCCACCAGGAGGAGTCCCACTCCGCTTCCCCTGCTATCAGTGGCTGGAGGGAGCAGGGGACCTGTTGCTACGAGAAGGGGCAG CCAAGGTCTCCTGGGCGGACCACCATCCTATCCTCCGGCGACAACGCCAGGAGGAGCTCCAGTCCAGGCAGCGGATGTACTG CTGGAAGACTTACAGCCCAGGTTGGCCTCACTGCCTTGACCAGCCGACTGCGAAAGACCTGGACCTCAACATCAAGTACTCTGTAGTCAAGAACACCAAATTCTACATGAAAGGCAGCTCTGC TTTTGCAGAGCTAAAAATCAAGGGACTTCTGGACCGCACAGGGCTCTGGAGGAGTCTGAGGGAGATGAGAAGGATGTTCAACTTCCGGAAGAGTCCAGCAGCTG AATATGTGTTTGAGCACTGGCAGGATGACACCTTCTTCGCCTCCCAGTTCCTGAATGGCCTCAACCCTGTCCTGATCCAACGCTGTCGCAGCCTCCCAAAGAACTTCCCAGTCACCGATGACATGGTGGCCCCAATACTGGGCCCTGGGACCAGTCTGCAGGCTGAGCTGGAG AAGGGCTCCCTGTTCTTGGTGGATCACGGCATCCTCTCCGGCGTCCGTACCAATGTCATCAATGGAAAGCCTCAGTTCTCTGCAGCCCCAATGACCCTGCTATACCAGAGCCCAGGGAATGGGCCTCTGCTGCCCCTTGCCATCCAG CTCAGCCAGACCCCGGGTCCCAACAGTCCCATCTTCTTACCTACTGATGACAAGTGGGACTGGCTGCTGGCCAAGACCTGGGTGCGCAATGCTGAGTTCTCTGTCCACGAGGCCCTCACACATCTACTGCATGCGCACCTACTGCCTGAGGTCTTCACCCTGGCCACACTGCGCCAACTGCCCTCCTGCCACCCTCTCTTCAAG TTGCTGATTCCACACACACGGTATACCTTGCATATCAACACGCTTGCCCGTGAGCTGCTCATCGCCCCTGGCCAGGTGGTAGACAGG TCCACAGGCCTTGGCATTGGAGGCTTCTCTGAGCTGATCCAAAGGAATATGGAGCAGCTGAGCTACTCTGTGCTGTGTCTGCCCGAAGACATCCGGGCCCGAGGAGTTGAAGACATCCCAAACTACTACTACCGGGATGATGGGATGCAGATCTGGGGGGCAGTGGAGCG CTTCGTCTCTGAAATTGTGGGCATTTACTACCCAAATGATGCATCTGTCCGAGATGACCAAGAACTCCAGGCCTGGGTGAGGGAGATCTTCTCCAGGGGCTTTCTAGACCGAGAGAGCTCAG GTGTGCCCTCCTCACTGGACACCCAGGAAGCTCTGGTGCAATATGTCACCATGGTGATATTCACTTGTTCAGCCCAGCACTCAGCCGTCAGTGCAGGCCAG TTTGACTCCAGTATTTGGATGCCCAACCTGCCGCCCACTATGCAGCTGCCACCACCCACTTCCAAAGgccaggcacagcctgagggTTTCATAGCCACCCTTCCACCAGTCAATGCCACATGTGATATCATCATTGCCCTCTGGTTGCTGAGTCGGGAGCCTGGAGACCAA AGGCCCCTGGGCACCTATCCAGAtgaacacttcacagaagaggccCCACAGAGGAGTATTGCCGCCTTCCAGAACCACCTCACCCAGATCTCAAGGGACATTAAGGAGAGGAACCAGAAGTTAGCATTACCTTACCCCTACCTGGACCCTCCCCTCATTGAGAACAGCGTCTCCATCTAA
- the Alox15b gene encoding polyunsaturated fatty acid lipoxygenase ALOX15B isoform X2: MAKFRIRVSTGKACGAGTWDKVSVSIVGMRGESSLLPLDHLGKEFTAGAEEDFEVTLPHDVGPVLLLRVHKAPLALPRPLGPLAPNDAWFCRWFQLEPPGGVPLRFPCYQWLEGAGDLLLREGAAKVSWADHHPILRRQRQEELQSRQRMYCWKTYSPGWPHCLDQPTAKDLDLNIKYSVVKNTKFYMKGSSAFAELKIKGLLDRTGLWRSLREMRRMFNFRKSPAAEYVFEHWQDDTFFASQFLNGLNPVLIQRCRSLPKNFPVTDDMVAPILGPGTSLQAELEKGSLFLVDHGILSGVRTNVINGKPQFSAAPMTLLYQSPGNGPLLPLAIQLSQTPGPNSPIFLPTDDKWDWLLAKTWVRNAEFSVHEALTHLLHAHLLPEVFTLATLRQLPSCHPLFKSTGLGIGGFSELIQRNMEQLSYSVLCLPEDIRARGVEDIPNYYYRDDGMQIWGAVERFVSEIVGIYYPNDASVRDDQELQAWVREIFSRGFLDRESSGVPSSLDTQEALVQYVTMVIFTCSAQHSAVSAGQFDSSIWMPNLPPTMQLPPPTSKGQAQPEGFIATLPPVNATCDIIIALWLLSREPGDQRPLGTYPDEHFTEEAPQRSIAAFQNHLTQISRDIKERNQKLALPYPYLDPPLIENSVSI; encoded by the exons ATGGCCAAGTTTAGGATAAGAGTATCCACTGGGAAAGCCTGCGGGGCTGGCACGTGGGATAAAGTATCTGTCAGCATCGTGGGGATGCGGGGAGAGAGCTCCCTGCTGCCCCTGGACCACCTAGGCAAGGAGTTCACTGCGGGCGCT GAGGAGGACTTCGAGGTGACGCTCCCCCACGACGTGGGCCCAGTGCTGCTGCTGCGGGTGCACAAGGCACCCCTTGCGCTGCCTCGCCCACTTGGACCCTTGGCCCCCAACGACGCCTGGTTCTGCCGCTGGTTCCAGCTGGAGCCACCAGGAGGAGTCCCACTCCGCTTCCCCTGCTATCAGTGGCTGGAGGGAGCAGGGGACCTGTTGCTACGAGAAGGGGCAG CCAAGGTCTCCTGGGCGGACCACCATCCTATCCTCCGGCGACAACGCCAGGAGGAGCTCCAGTCCAGGCAGCGGATGTACTG CTGGAAGACTTACAGCCCAGGTTGGCCTCACTGCCTTGACCAGCCGACTGCGAAAGACCTGGACCTCAACATCAAGTACTCTGTAGTCAAGAACACCAAATTCTACATGAAAGGCAGCTCTGC TTTTGCAGAGCTAAAAATCAAGGGACTTCTGGACCGCACAGGGCTCTGGAGGAGTCTGAGGGAGATGAGAAGGATGTTCAACTTCCGGAAGAGTCCAGCAGCTG AATATGTGTTTGAGCACTGGCAGGATGACACCTTCTTCGCCTCCCAGTTCCTGAATGGCCTCAACCCTGTCCTGATCCAACGCTGTCGCAGCCTCCCAAAGAACTTCCCAGTCACCGATGACATGGTGGCCCCAATACTGGGCCCTGGGACCAGTCTGCAGGCTGAGCTGGAG AAGGGCTCCCTGTTCTTGGTGGATCACGGCATCCTCTCCGGCGTCCGTACCAATGTCATCAATGGAAAGCCTCAGTTCTCTGCAGCCCCAATGACCCTGCTATACCAGAGCCCAGGGAATGGGCCTCTGCTGCCCCTTGCCATCCAG CTCAGCCAGACCCCGGGTCCCAACAGTCCCATCTTCTTACCTACTGATGACAAGTGGGACTGGCTGCTGGCCAAGACCTGGGTGCGCAATGCTGAGTTCTCTGTCCACGAGGCCCTCACACATCTACTGCATGCGCACCTACTGCCTGAGGTCTTCACCCTGGCCACACTGCGCCAACTGCCCTCCTGCCACCCTCTCTTCAAG TCCACAGGCCTTGGCATTGGAGGCTTCTCTGAGCTGATCCAAAGGAATATGGAGCAGCTGAGCTACTCTGTGCTGTGTCTGCCCGAAGACATCCGGGCCCGAGGAGTTGAAGACATCCCAAACTACTACTACCGGGATGATGGGATGCAGATCTGGGGGGCAGTGGAGCG CTTCGTCTCTGAAATTGTGGGCATTTACTACCCAAATGATGCATCTGTCCGAGATGACCAAGAACTCCAGGCCTGGGTGAGGGAGATCTTCTCCAGGGGCTTTCTAGACCGAGAGAGCTCAG GTGTGCCCTCCTCACTGGACACCCAGGAAGCTCTGGTGCAATATGTCACCATGGTGATATTCACTTGTTCAGCCCAGCACTCAGCCGTCAGTGCAGGCCAG TTTGACTCCAGTATTTGGATGCCCAACCTGCCGCCCACTATGCAGCTGCCACCACCCACTTCCAAAGgccaggcacagcctgagggTTTCATAGCCACCCTTCCACCAGTCAATGCCACATGTGATATCATCATTGCCCTCTGGTTGCTGAGTCGGGAGCCTGGAGACCAA AGGCCCCTGGGCACCTATCCAGAtgaacacttcacagaagaggccCCACAGAGGAGTATTGCCGCCTTCCAGAACCACCTCACCCAGATCTCAAGGGACATTAAGGAGAGGAACCAGAAGTTAGCATTACCTTACCCCTACCTGGACCCTCCCCTCATTGAGAACAGCGTCTCCATCTAA
- the Alox15b gene encoding polyunsaturated fatty acid lipoxygenase ALOX15B isoform X3, with the protein MAKFRIRVSTGKACGAGTWDKVSVSIVGMRGESSLLPLDHLGKEFTAGAEEDFEVTLPHDVGPVLLLRVHKAPLALPRPLGPLAPNDAWFCRWFQLEPPGGVPLRFPCYQWLEGAGDLLLREGAAKVSWADHHPILRRQRQEELQSRQRMYCWKTYSPGWPHCLDQPTAKDLDLNIKYSVVKNTKFYMKGSSAFAELKIKGLLDRTGLWRSLREMRRMFNFRKSPAAEYVFEHWQDDTFFASQFLNGLNPVLIQRCRSLPKNFPVTDDMVAPILGPGTSLQAELEKGSLFLVDHGILSGVRTNVINGKPQFSAAPMTLLYQSPGNGPLLPLAIQLSQTPGPNSPIFLPTDDKWDWLLAKTWVRNAEFSVHEALTHLLHAHLLPEVFTLATLRQLPSCHPLFKSTGLGIGGFSELIQRNMEQLSYSVLCLPEDIRARGVEDIPNYYYRDDGMQIWGVPSSLDTQEALVQYVTMVIFTCSAQHSAVSAGQFDSSIWMPNLPPTMQLPPPTSKGQAQPEGFIATLPPVNATCDIIIALWLLSREPGDQRPLGTYPDEHFTEEAPQRSIAAFQNHLTQISRDIKERNQKLALPYPYLDPPLIENSVSI; encoded by the exons ATGGCCAAGTTTAGGATAAGAGTATCCACTGGGAAAGCCTGCGGGGCTGGCACGTGGGATAAAGTATCTGTCAGCATCGTGGGGATGCGGGGAGAGAGCTCCCTGCTGCCCCTGGACCACCTAGGCAAGGAGTTCACTGCGGGCGCT GAGGAGGACTTCGAGGTGACGCTCCCCCACGACGTGGGCCCAGTGCTGCTGCTGCGGGTGCACAAGGCACCCCTTGCGCTGCCTCGCCCACTTGGACCCTTGGCCCCCAACGACGCCTGGTTCTGCCGCTGGTTCCAGCTGGAGCCACCAGGAGGAGTCCCACTCCGCTTCCCCTGCTATCAGTGGCTGGAGGGAGCAGGGGACCTGTTGCTACGAGAAGGGGCAG CCAAGGTCTCCTGGGCGGACCACCATCCTATCCTCCGGCGACAACGCCAGGAGGAGCTCCAGTCCAGGCAGCGGATGTACTG CTGGAAGACTTACAGCCCAGGTTGGCCTCACTGCCTTGACCAGCCGACTGCGAAAGACCTGGACCTCAACATCAAGTACTCTGTAGTCAAGAACACCAAATTCTACATGAAAGGCAGCTCTGC TTTTGCAGAGCTAAAAATCAAGGGACTTCTGGACCGCACAGGGCTCTGGAGGAGTCTGAGGGAGATGAGAAGGATGTTCAACTTCCGGAAGAGTCCAGCAGCTG AATATGTGTTTGAGCACTGGCAGGATGACACCTTCTTCGCCTCCCAGTTCCTGAATGGCCTCAACCCTGTCCTGATCCAACGCTGTCGCAGCCTCCCAAAGAACTTCCCAGTCACCGATGACATGGTGGCCCCAATACTGGGCCCTGGGACCAGTCTGCAGGCTGAGCTGGAG AAGGGCTCCCTGTTCTTGGTGGATCACGGCATCCTCTCCGGCGTCCGTACCAATGTCATCAATGGAAAGCCTCAGTTCTCTGCAGCCCCAATGACCCTGCTATACCAGAGCCCAGGGAATGGGCCTCTGCTGCCCCTTGCCATCCAG CTCAGCCAGACCCCGGGTCCCAACAGTCCCATCTTCTTACCTACTGATGACAAGTGGGACTGGCTGCTGGCCAAGACCTGGGTGCGCAATGCTGAGTTCTCTGTCCACGAGGCCCTCACACATCTACTGCATGCGCACCTACTGCCTGAGGTCTTCACCCTGGCCACACTGCGCCAACTGCCCTCCTGCCACCCTCTCTTCAAG TCCACAGGCCTTGGCATTGGAGGCTTCTCTGAGCTGATCCAAAGGAATATGGAGCAGCTGAGCTACTCTGTGCTGTGTCTGCCCGAAGACATCCGGGCCCGAGGAGTTGAAGACATCCCAAACTACTACTACCGGGATGATGGGATGCAGATCTGG GGTGTGCCCTCCTCACTGGACACCCAGGAAGCTCTGGTGCAATATGTCACCATGGTGATATTCACTTGTTCAGCCCAGCACTCAGCCGTCAGTGCAGGCCAG TTTGACTCCAGTATTTGGATGCCCAACCTGCCGCCCACTATGCAGCTGCCACCACCCACTTCCAAAGgccaggcacagcctgagggTTTCATAGCCACCCTTCCACCAGTCAATGCCACATGTGATATCATCATTGCCCTCTGGTTGCTGAGTCGGGAGCCTGGAGACCAA AGGCCCCTGGGCACCTATCCAGAtgaacacttcacagaagaggccCCACAGAGGAGTATTGCCGCCTTCCAGAACCACCTCACCCAGATCTCAAGGGACATTAAGGAGAGGAACCAGAAGTTAGCATTACCTTACCCCTACCTGGACCCTCCCCTCATTGAGAACAGCGTCTCCATCTAA